A region of Larimichthys crocea isolate SSNF chromosome X, L_crocea_2.0, whole genome shotgun sequence DNA encodes the following proteins:
- the gorasp1a gene encoding Golgi reassembly-stacking protein 1a, translated as MGLSQSSEVSEGGTYGYHVHGVQPGSPAEAAGLQPFFDFILSLDNKRLNEENDLLKELLKSNMERAVKLEVYSTKTSRVRELDVVPSNMWGGQGLLGASVRFCSYQGANENVWHVLDVEASSPAALAGLQPHSDYIVGADQVLQDSEDFFSLIEAHEGKPLKLLVYNTQTDACREVVVTPNGAWGGEGSLGCGIGYGYLHRIPAYIPSQPDTSPERIPTPVPEEEPSPKLPTHGFTEAPLMAPSSQSEDVLDLDQVTLQEAPLPPPIQRVMDPGFSDSEVAVLTPDAADLLDRLDLSMSSIDMTNTSLTMHEEKDGDVSGVEELEDSVLSSSADNETDPQELSSQAAMDLTSALASLDALSGIPPAEPSHLLTKSPDLSVSISELSNSPSPPMDASSLPVEYPDPPAEPSVSTEDPPCPSPVDLLQSSAVNELIPDDSFAQAVEDPTGPVEESTEPLDAAPAHHCSHESDEELPEELSLE; from the exons ATGGGTTTATCACAGAGCTCGGAAGTGTCCGAAGGAGGGACGTATGGATACCACGTGCACGGA GTGCAGCCTGGTTCTCCAGCAGAAGCGGCCGGCCTGCAGCCTTTCTTTGACTTCATACTGTCTCTGGACAACAAAAGACTT AATGAGGAGAACGAcctgctgaaggagctcctgAAATCCAACATGGAGAGAGCAGTGAAGTTGGAGGTGTACAGCACTAAAACCTCCAGGGTTCGTGAGCTTGACGTGGTGCCCAGTAACATGTGGGGAGGTCAGGGCCTGCTCGGTGCCAGTGTTCGCTTCTGCAGCTATCAAGGAGCCAATGAGAATGTCTGGCACGTTCTG GATGTTGAAGCCAGTTCGCCTGCTGCCCTTGCAGGGCTTCAGCCACACAGTGACTACATCGTTGGAGCAGATCAGGTGTTGCAAGAT TCAGAAGACTTCTTTTCGCTGATTGAGGCTCATGAGGGGAAGCCACTGAAGCTGCTGGTGTACAACACTCAAACAGATGCCTGCAGGGAAGTGGTGGTCACACCAAATGGAGCGTGGGGCGGAGAGGGCAG TTTGGGCTGTGGCATTGGTTATGGCTACTTGCACCGCATCCCAGCATACATCCCATCCCAACCTGACACATCCCCGGAAAGGATTCCCACTCCTGTTCCTGAGGAGGAACCGTCTCCGAAGCTGCCTACCCACGGCTTCACAGAG gcACCTTTGATGGCTCCTTCAAGCCAAAGTGAAGATGTGTTAGATCTGGATCAGGTCACGCTCCAGGAAGCTCCTCTACCTCCACCCATCCAGAGAGTCATGGACCCCG GTTTCTCAGACTCTGAAGTGGCAGTTTTGACACCTGACGCTGCAGATTTGTTGGACAGACTGGATCTGTCCATGTCGTCCATTGACATGACCAACACTTCACTGACTATGCATGAGGAGAAGGATGGCGATGTCTCTGGTGTTG aggagctggaggacagcGTCCTTTCATCGTCAGCAGACAACGAGACGGACCCGCAAGAGCTGAGCTCCCAGGCAGCCATGGACCTCACATCTGCTCTCGCTTCCCTTGATGCCTTGTCAGGCATCCCACCAGCTGAACCATCTCACCTGCTCACAAAGTCCCCAGACCtatctgtctccatctctgagCTTAGCAATAGCCCAAGTCCACCTATGGACGCATCGTCTCTCCCTGTAGAGTACCCTGACCCTCCTGCTGAACCCTCTGTCTCAACCGAAGACCCTCCCTGCCCATCTCCTGTCGATCTCCTCCAATCCTCTGCTGTTAATGAGTTGATACCAGACGATTCTTTTGCTCAGGCCGTCGAGGATCCAACAGGGCCAGTGGAGGAGTCCACAGAGCCTCTAGATGCGGCTCCTGCTCACCACTGCA
- the LOC104927952 gene encoding cysteine/serine-rich nuclear protein 1 has translation MYINHYSQTMRGILKRKFSEVDDNPCYSSSSSSSSPSSLSSPASSEWESDGESSFSDNQEFTPHSPSSTTSLPIQSILKRPKLAGTQSNVRFDQVSVFSFPRCQGFTSVPSRGGATLGMMWRHSSLEKYTVAEHALQQRHRRRERLRERRREERLEALKHRAIDQREADRLTADQILEEDTDVHVSDAELEDGSFLQPYSSKQRQALLQAAGVKRIDREEKRQLHALRLSREDCGCDCQGFCEPETCACSLAGIKCQVDRLNFPCGCTKDGCGNTQGRIEFNSKRVQTHYIHTAMRLELEMRLQDKTSSQEDQSGLPEDLQEYADQDETHSVQGTQDKSCPFGFTMEEDGLPLTMPTTPSFHFIPERLVVEENSCSSDMTESSCSSSDSDAGGCLNGSQNLPEVDAGLSRALSICDNDNYSTCSQLRHTGEAVTQYSNNCATYSTPTDNLGPLSANTFTDNINRTSLTDYLDENANQARDFFDEDSLEGFPNTPSPTVDYSLGRYMDLSLSSDSDLEFFDSDYTSGPLHSSFKVHRHLDTFCHLQLFSSVNLPSYESSTYLLESLIGLTEPSTEQSYAVSDTQL, from the exons ATGTATATCAACCACTACAGCCAAACAATGAGAGGCATCCTGAAGCGAAAGTTTTCAGAGGTAGATGACAATCCCtgctactcctcctcctcctcctcctcttctccgtcctccctctcctcccctgccTCCTCAGAGTGGGAGTCTGACGGGGAGAGCAGCTTCTCAGACAACCAGGAATTTACACCGCACAGCCCTTCTTCAACCACCAGTTTACCCA TTCAGTCCATCCTGAAGAGGCCCAAGCTTGCAGGCACACAGAGCAACGTGCGCTTTGACCAAGTGTCGGTGTTCAGTTTCCCTCGCTGCCAGGGCTTCACCAGCGTGCCCAGCCGCGGAGGTGCCACCCTGGGCATGATGTGGAGGCACAGCAGCCTCGAAAAATACACAGTGGCAGAGCATGCACTGCAGCAACGGCACAGGCGGAGAGAGAGGctcagagagagacggagagaagagAGGCTTGAGGCGTTGAAACACAGA GCCATTGAccagagagaagcagacaggctCACAGCGGATCAAATCCTTGAAGAAGACACTGACGTCCACGTCAGTGATGCTGAGCTGGAGGATGGAAGTTTCCTTCAGCCGTACTCCTCCAAACAGCGACAGGCTCTCCTGCAGGCAGCAGGGGTGAAGCGtatagacagagaggagaagaggcagCTTCACGCCCTGCGTCTGTCCAGAGAGGACTGTGGATGTGACTGCCAAGGCTTTTGTGAGCCAGAAACCTGTGCATGCAGTCTGGCAGGAATCAAGTGTCAG GTGGACCGCTTAAACTTCCCATGTGGCTGCACTAAGGACGGTTGTGGAAACACTCAGGGGCGCATCGAGTTCAACTCCAAACGTGTGCAGACTCATTACATCCACACCGCCATGAGACTTGAACTGGAGATGCGACTGCAAGATAAAACAAGTAGCCAAGAGGACCAGTCCGGACTTCCAGAGGACCTTCAAGAGTATGCGGACCAGGATGAGACCCATTCGGTGCAAGGTACACAGGACAAGAGCTGCCCCTTTGGGTTCACCATGGAAGAAGATGGTCTTCCTCTCACCATGCCCACCACTCCTTCCTTTCATTTCATCCCAGAGCggttggtggtggaggagaacagctgcagcagcgacATGACTGAATCCTCTTGTTCCTCCTCTGACTCTGATGCAGGAGGATGCCTTAATGGGAGTCAGAATCTCCCTGAAGTTGATGCAGGTTTGTCACGTGCCCTCAGCATCTGTGACAATGATAACTACTCTACATGCAGCCAACTGAGGCACACGGGTGAAGCAGTGACGCAGTATAGCAACAACTGTGCCACTTACAGCACACCTACTGACAATCTGGGACCACTGTCAGccaacacattcacagacaatATAAACAGGACCTCACTGACAGATTATCTTGATGAGAATGCAAACCAAGCGAGAGACTTCTTTGACGAAGACTCTCTTGAGGGCTTCCCCAACACTCCCTCTCCAACTGTGGACTACTCCTTAGGCAGGTACATGGACCTGAGTCTCTCCTCTGACTCCGATCTTGAGTTCTTTGACAGTGACTACACATCTGGTCCTCTGCACAGCTCTTTCAAAGTACACAGACATCTGGACACCTTTTGCCATCTCCAGCTGTTTAGCTCTGTTAATTTGCCATCGTACGAGTCGAGTACCTACCTCCTGGAGTCTCTGATCGGCCTGACTGAACCGAGCACAGAGCAGAGTTATGCAGTCAGCGATACCCAGCTTTAA